A single region of the Undibacterium piscinae genome encodes:
- a CDS encoding glycosyltransferase family 4 protein, producing MRENLIDVTRLLDCRMQERLPTGIDRVSLEYVRHFGDRSTVLLRFAGQWIELSIADSEKIIAVLLAGADNVNAVIRRVVVGSLMKSIGRSFSTPRFLFNTGPSGVAETDYARRLQGSALKQVFFLHDLIPITHPEYCRPGESLRHQNRVKTMLTLGHGVIAHSDATHVELVAYASKNNLPMPPSTVALLPAAGLSVANATAPIDVPYFLVLGTIEPRKNHSLLLLLWRQLIERFGAYTPRLVVIGQRGENCENIVDLLERCETLNGFVFEYSTCSDTELATWLQHARALLLPSFAEDYGMSLVDALSLGVPVIASDLPAFREIAGDVPEYVDPLDGKRWSELVLAYSQSDSPVRAAQCKKMLNFVAPTWAAHFDQVEVLMERLRAAK from the coding sequence ATGCGTGAAAATTTAATCGACGTAACAAGGTTGCTTGATTGCAGAATGCAGGAGCGGTTACCTACAGGGATTGATCGAGTCAGCTTGGAGTATGTTAGGCATTTTGGTGATCGCTCGACTGTTTTGTTGCGCTTTGCCGGTCAGTGGATAGAACTGTCTATAGCGGATTCAGAAAAAATCATTGCTGTACTACTGGCGGGTGCCGATAATGTTAATGCAGTGATACGGCGGGTGGTTGTTGGTAGTTTGATGAAAAGTATTGGCCGATCGTTTTCTACGCCAAGATTTTTGTTTAATACCGGACCCAGCGGGGTAGCGGAAACGGACTACGCTCGGCGCTTACAAGGTTCAGCTTTGAAACAGGTATTTTTTTTGCACGATCTTATCCCTATTACCCATCCTGAATATTGCCGGCCTGGTGAGTCTCTACGGCATCAGAACAGAGTTAAGACGATGTTGACATTGGGGCATGGGGTTATTGCCCACTCTGACGCGACGCATGTCGAGTTGGTTGCGTATGCCAGCAAAAATAATCTGCCAATGCCACCGTCGACGGTGGCATTGTTGCCTGCAGCAGGGTTATCTGTAGCTAATGCTACTGCACCTATAGACGTACCGTATTTTTTAGTGTTGGGTACGATAGAACCCCGCAAAAACCATTCTTTATTGCTGCTGCTTTGGCGGCAATTAATAGAGCGCTTTGGCGCATATACACCACGTCTGGTGGTGATTGGGCAACGAGGTGAAAACTGTGAAAACATAGTAGATCTGCTTGAACGTTGCGAGACTTTAAATGGCTTTGTATTTGAGTATTCAACTTGTAGCGATACCGAATTGGCGACCTGGCTCCAACACGCAAGAGCCCTGTTGCTCCCTTCATTCGCAGAAGACTATGGTATGTCTCTGGTTGATGCATTAAGTTTAGGCGTACCTGTCATTGCGAGTGATCTTCCAGCCTTTAGAGAGATAGCTGGCGATGTGCCGGAATATGTTGATCCTCTGGATGGAAAGCGTTGGTCAGAATTAGTGCTTGCTTATTCTCAGTCGGATAGTCCGGTACGAGCGGCCCAATGCAAAAAAATGCTCAACTTCGTCGCACCTACTTGGGCTGCACATTTTGATCAAGTAGAGGTATTAATGGAACGTCTGCGAGCTGCAAAATAG
- a CDS encoding HAMP domain-containing protein, translating into MQLSLNSRICLAATVLAVLSLGLTAAVTGYKSTASAEAAALELVRTSTREISGVLQARIGANLSSVISLAGAMRGTKSASLPLQREQINEMTKATLISSDDLIGGAVTWEPNALDDKDAQYANQGPFYDASGRFMPYWTRAGDGSLHVEPIVFDVAAGANDWYDIPKKSGKVFFTEPYAYPIDGKSVLMASLVAPIMIDGKFQGTASADFMLTHLAEILDGLKVISGGKLTLISNGGLYASNPAAERLGKQADDVPAAGLQRIRQGQPYEYEDARGYIHLLQPLQIHADIAPWSIKLSFPKSVATASARELMIYTLVVALLCAAVTASILIAIVRRLTRPLRVLGAAMTELSSGDADLRVKLEVKGSDELAVIGKGFNQFVGNIHTVLLRVQASADNVALASAEIAQGNYDLSVRTEQQASSLEETAATLEELTGSVRENAGHARLANQLASSASEVAQKSGAVVDNVIETMISINKSSNKIVDIISVIDGIAFQTNILALNAAVEAARAGEQGRGFAVVASEVRSLAQRSAAAAKEIKLLIDDSVGKVAVGSKLVDEAGATMRQVVDSVSGVTNLIGDISDAITEQSEGIGQVNRALAQMDGVTQRNAALVEEAAAAAESLRDQAGYLAEVVSVFKLGEQTPHAPKVAPARKQLSNARGALAFDSPAPTGDGWE; encoded by the coding sequence GTGCAACTTTCACTGAACAGCAGAATCTGCCTGGCGGCCACTGTGCTGGCGGTCCTGAGTCTAGGTCTCACCGCGGCTGTGACCGGCTACAAAAGTACCGCCAGCGCCGAGGCGGCCGCACTGGAATTGGTGCGTACCTCAACGCGCGAAATATCGGGTGTACTGCAGGCCCGCATCGGCGCCAACCTGTCTAGCGTGATCAGCCTGGCTGGCGCGATGCGCGGCACGAAGAGCGCCAGTCTGCCCTTGCAACGCGAGCAGATCAACGAAATGACTAAGGCCACTCTGATCAGTTCGGACGATCTGATAGGGGGCGCCGTGACGTGGGAGCCGAACGCGCTCGATGACAAGGATGCGCAGTATGCCAATCAGGGGCCCTTCTATGACGCCAGCGGTCGCTTTATGCCCTACTGGACGCGCGCTGGTGATGGCAGTCTACATGTCGAACCCATCGTCTTCGACGTGGCGGCCGGCGCCAACGACTGGTACGACATTCCGAAGAAAAGTGGTAAGGTTTTCTTCACTGAACCGTATGCGTATCCTATCGATGGCAAGAGCGTGCTGATGGCTTCGCTCGTTGCGCCGATCATGATCGATGGCAAATTCCAGGGCACGGCCAGCGCCGACTTCATGCTCACGCACCTAGCGGAAATCCTCGATGGGCTGAAGGTGATCAGTGGTGGCAAGCTGACCTTGATTTCGAACGGAGGTTTGTATGCGAGTAATCCTGCCGCCGAACGACTGGGCAAGCAGGCCGACGACGTGCCGGCAGCTGGCCTTCAGCGCATACGCCAAGGCCAGCCCTATGAGTATGAAGATGCGCGAGGTTATATCCATCTGCTGCAGCCTCTGCAAATTCACGCGGACATCGCACCGTGGAGCATTAAACTGAGTTTTCCGAAAAGCGTGGCCACCGCATCGGCGCGTGAGCTGATGATCTATACGCTGGTCGTCGCCCTGCTGTGCGCAGCCGTAACGGCCAGCATACTGATCGCCATCGTGCGACGACTAACCCGTCCCCTTCGCGTCTTGGGCGCAGCGATGACGGAATTATCCAGCGGCGATGCCGACTTGCGGGTTAAGTTGGAAGTCAAAGGCTCGGACGAGCTGGCTGTCATCGGCAAGGGCTTCAATCAGTTCGTGGGAAATATACATACCGTGTTACTTCGGGTGCAGGCCAGTGCTGATAATGTGGCGCTCGCCAGCGCCGAGATCGCGCAAGGCAATTACGACCTGTCGGTACGCACGGAGCAGCAGGCCAGTTCGCTCGAAGAAACGGCTGCCACCTTGGAAGAGCTGACCGGCTCCGTCAGGGAAAACGCCGGCCATGCACGCTTGGCAAATCAGTTAGCTTCCTCGGCATCGGAGGTGGCGCAAAAAAGCGGTGCCGTGGTCGACAATGTAATCGAGACGATGATCTCGATCAACAAATCGTCGAATAAGATCGTCGATATCATCAGCGTCATTGATGGCATCGCCTTTCAGACGAATATCCTGGCCCTGAATGCTGCCGTCGAGGCGGCCCGCGCCGGTGAGCAGGGACGGGGCTTTGCCGTTGTCGCCTCGGAGGTGCGCAGCCTGGCCCAGCGTAGCGCGGCGGCAGCCAAAGAAATTAAGTTGTTGATCGACGATTCGGTGGGTAAGGTAGCGGTTGGCAGCAAGCTCGTCGATGAAGCTGGCGCTACCATGCGGCAAGTGGTCGACAGCGTGAGCGGCGTCACTAACCTTATCGGTGATATCAGCGATGCCATCACAGAGCAGAGCGAGGGCATTGGTCAAGTCAACCGGGCGCTCGCACAGATGGATGGCGTGACACAGAGAAATGCAGCGCTGGTAGAGGAGGCGGCTGCCGCCGCGGAAAGCCTGCGAGACCAAGCGGGCTACCTTGCCGAAGTGGTGAGCGTATTTAAGTTGGGAGAACAGACTCCACACGCACCCAAGGTAGCTCCAGCCAGGAAGCAGCTGTCCAATGCTAGAGGCGCACTCGCGTTTGACTCTCCGGCACCGACAGGCGACGGCTGGGAGTAA
- a CDS encoding choline dehydrogenase translates to MSLCVPQRFITPVGGAACCVVWVLGALCAHAETTEPVASAITANASVISQYVSRGFRQTWGEPALQVGVDYVHPNGWSLGTWVSTVSDRYIEDATVEWDLYGGYGGAAGGFGYSILGYYYKYPGAEYRATGTKYDYGELSLGLTYGVAYAKYNHTVTRDFFGVTNARGTGYLDLGANLDMGGGYTLNLHAGNGRVAGTGNAIWNWRDAKLGVSRAFNDGWNVSAAWTRAWAATDVYDHYTLGIPNRAGAIESSNPAAATWVCALTKTF, encoded by the coding sequence ATGAGTTTGTGCGTTCCGCAGCGTTTCATTACGCCAGTTGGAGGAGCAGCTTGTTGTGTCGTGTGGGTTCTGGGTGCGCTGTGCGCGCACGCGGAAACGACGGAACCCGTCGCCTCCGCTATCACCGCTAATGCCTCAGTCATTTCGCAATATGTGTCGCGCGGATTTCGCCAGACTTGGGGCGAACCAGCCCTGCAAGTGGGAGTCGACTATGTCCACCCTAATGGCTGGTCTCTGGGCACCTGGGTTTCCACCGTGAGTGACCGTTATATCGAGGATGCTACCGTCGAGTGGGACCTGTACGGAGGCTACGGCGGCGCAGCGGGCGGTTTCGGTTACAGTATCCTTGGCTACTACTACAAATATCCCGGCGCTGAGTATCGCGCCACCGGTACTAAATACGATTATGGCGAGCTGTCGTTGGGGCTGACCTATGGGGTAGCCTACGCCAAATATAACCACACGGTGACGCGCGATTTTTTTGGCGTTACCAATGCGCGAGGCACGGGCTACCTTGACTTGGGTGCGAACCTCGATATGGGAGGTGGCTACACCTTGAATCTGCATGCCGGTAATGGTCGAGTGGCAGGTACAGGCAACGCAATCTGGAATTGGCGTGATGCAAAGCTGGGCGTGAGCCGCGCGTTCAATGACGGCTGGAACGTCAGCGCTGCTTGGACCCGCGCCTGGGCAGCAACCGATGTCTACGACCATTACACGCTGGGCATTCCGAATCGAGCCGGCGCTATTGAAAGTTCAAATCCAGCAGCAGCCACCTGGGTGTGCGCCTTAACGAAGACATTCTGA
- a CDS encoding dienelactone hydrolase: protein MTHLLRRILASLTTLLVVTHAHAYEAGWMQIQVAGTTPEAPTTTVALYYPTMATPRVIAMGPFTLDVAIGGKPIDKVKALILLSHGNAGSETGHSALAQALARNGYLVAALRHPGDNWQDRSLIEKGAERYFDERPRQASRVIDAILINPEWKDRIATDSQGPRVGAMGHSAGGYTVLALAGASPNLSRMRKHCLTEASEDPIFCSMGRSGESTPPLPTVKPSLKDERVRAIVALAPAGVLLTAESLAAVRPATMIYEAELDRFLVPRFHAEWVASNLPAPNLHRVPNAWHYAFMDTPSMPIPSLDGDLAANPPGFDRNAFLKQLAVEVTAFFDKTFLAAVSVSNDPIRSATL from the coding sequence ATGACCCACCTTCTTCGCCGCATCTTGGCCTCGCTGACCACCCTGCTAGTCGTAACACACGCGCACGCCTATGAGGCCGGCTGGATGCAGATCCAGGTGGCTGGCACGACACCGGAGGCACCAACGACGACGGTCGCTCTGTACTACCCGACGATGGCCACGCCCCGAGTCATCGCCATGGGACCGTTCACGCTAGACGTCGCCATCGGCGGCAAACCCATCGATAAAGTCAAAGCTCTGATTCTGCTGAGTCACGGCAACGCCGGCAGCGAGACCGGGCACAGCGCCCTCGCGCAAGCCCTCGCCCGGAACGGGTATCTGGTCGCCGCACTCCGTCATCCAGGCGACAATTGGCAGGATCGGTCGCTGATCGAGAAGGGCGCCGAGCGCTACTTTGATGAGCGGCCGCGGCAAGCTTCTCGGGTCATTGACGCGATCTTGATCAATCCCGAGTGGAAGGATCGGATTGCGACCGACAGCCAGGGCCCTCGCGTGGGTGCAATGGGACACTCGGCCGGCGGCTACACGGTGCTGGCGTTGGCGGGAGCCAGTCCGAATTTGTCGCGGATGAGGAAGCACTGCCTGACCGAAGCATCCGAAGACCCGATCTTCTGCAGCATGGGCCGCTCCGGTGAATCGACACCGCCGTTGCCTACGGTTAAGCCCTCGCTCAAGGACGAGCGCGTTAGAGCGATCGTCGCGCTCGCCCCGGCGGGTGTGCTGCTTACCGCCGAGTCGCTCGCTGCGGTTCGGCCAGCGACCATGATTTACGAGGCAGAACTCGATCGCTTCCTAGTGCCGAGATTCCATGCCGAGTGGGTCGCCAGCAATCTTCCCGCGCCTAACCTGCATCGGGTGCCCAATGCCTGGCACTACGCCTTCATGGATACGCCCAGCATGCCCATCCCTAGCTTGGACGGCGACTTGGCGGCGAACCCGCCGGGTTTCGATCGTAATGCGTTCCTGAAGCAGCTCGCCGTCGAAGTCACGGCCTTCTTCGACAAGACATTTCTTGCAGCAGTATCTGTTTCCAATGACCCCATACGCAGCGCTACTCTTTAG
- a CDS encoding DDE-type integrase/transposase/recombinase: MDKSAANKSAIDEINDAMEVKILIRQVKYLNNIVEQDHRAVKGV, encoded by the coding sequence ATGGACAAGAGCGCAGCAAATAAATCAGCGATCGATGAAATCAATGATGCGATGGAAGTAAAGATACTCATTCGCCAGGTGAAATACCTCAACAACATCGTCGAACAGGACCATCGCGCAGTAAAGGGCGTGTAA
- a CDS encoding CPBP family intramembrane metalloprotease: MSPFSEMLLVAFFEEILFRGIIFRIVEKSLGTIASLFISAILFALAHLPNAGISLLGIEVKAVACLMFCAAYMDTRRLWLAVGIHFAWNFMSDAVFSLPISGHQAKGFLQGRLSRPEWLSGDA, encoded by the coding sequence TTGTCGCCATTTTCCGAAATGCTCCTAGTCGCGTTTTTTGAAGAGATCCTGTTCCGGGGAATTATTTTTCGGATCGTCGAAAAGTCACTAGGTACTATTGCGTCACTGTTCATTTCGGCAATACTATTTGCGTTGGCGCATTTGCCTAACGCGGGCATTTCTTTGTTGGGTATCGAAGTCAAAGCGGTAGCTTGTTTAATGTTTTGTGCGGCGTACATGGACACTCGGCGCTTGTGGCTGGCTGTCGGCATCCACTTCGCATGGAATTTCATGTCCGATGCTGTGTTTTCTCTGCCAATTTCTGGCCACCAGGCAAAGGGTTTCTTGCAAGGTCGACTATCACGCCCAGAATGGCTGAGTGGTGATGCTTAA
- a CDS encoding DUF2239 family protein — translation MIHITTHSYTSFNGRKRIASGRLTVNALAVKHALASDVPNPLLTFCDQTGQVVDLDLRGSDAEMLARLPPEDGLHETNQSALIESEESGAPRGRGRPKLGVVAREVTLLPRHWDWLAEQPGGASVTLRKLVDEARRTNVDRARQRRANESAYHFMSAMAGDMAGFEEASRALFANDAAKFRQLTEAWPADVRDYVRYLAYELPLTEVLSQAP, via the coding sequence ATGATTCATATCACTACTCATTCCTATACCAGCTTCAACGGTCGCAAGCGAATCGCATCTGGCCGCTTGACGGTCAATGCATTGGCTGTAAAACACGCTCTAGCTTCCGACGTACCCAATCCGCTGCTGACCTTTTGCGACCAGACTGGTCAAGTCGTTGATCTCGATCTTCGAGGAAGCGATGCCGAGATGTTGGCACGCCTGCCTCCAGAAGATGGTCTGCATGAAACAAACCAATCGGCACTGATCGAGTCCGAAGAATCTGGTGCGCCACGTGGTCGTGGCCGGCCGAAGCTTGGGGTGGTCGCACGAGAAGTCACGTTACTGCCGCGCCACTGGGATTGGCTAGCTGAACAACCAGGCGGTGCATCAGTAACTTTGCGCAAACTAGTTGATGAGGCACGCCGTACTAACGTGGACCGAGCCCGGCAACGTCGGGCGAATGAATCTGCTTACCACTTTATGTCCGCCATGGCTGGTGATATGGCTGGCTTTGAAGAGGCCTCGCGTGCGCTGTTCGCCAATGACGCAGCAAAGTTCCGCCAACTGACCGAAGCTTGGCCGGCCGACGTTCGCGATTACGTCAGGTACCTGGCTTATGAATTACCGCTGACAGAAGTGCTGTCGCAGGCACCATGA
- a CDS encoding GIY-YIG nuclease family protein, translating into MTNNKTLKREYLETKNRAGVYAIRNQITGRALVAGSTNVQSALNRHQFELRCGHHRNAMLARDWREHGESNFQFEILDLVKPSEDPAFNVAQELEMLVSLWRQEIPCQDELGYDETRRDAR; encoded by the coding sequence ATGACAAACAACAAAACACTTAAACGAGAGTATCTGGAAACAAAAAACCGAGCGGGCGTCTATGCGATCCGTAACCAGATCACGGGTCGGGCCTTGGTGGCGGGAAGTACGAACGTCCAGAGCGCACTCAACCGACATCAATTTGAACTGCGGTGTGGCCACCACCGCAATGCGATGCTGGCGCGCGACTGGCGCGAGCACGGAGAGAGCAACTTTCAATTCGAAATACTCGACTTGGTCAAACCCAGCGAAGATCCAGCGTTCAATGTTGCACAAGAATTGGAAATGCTAGTTAGCCTGTGGCGTCAAGAAATTCCTTGTCAAGACGAACTCGGTTACGACGAAACCAGGAGGGATGCGCGATGA
- a CDS encoding helix-turn-helix domain-containing protein, which translates to MNTNLDFCLTLHRAHTSLQLKLDDELGIHHGISFDDFALLNLLAQADGGRVSIPELVRPLGQPQSSVLRQLIVLEKIGLVVREGVNGFRQAVLRPAGRARVNAARETADSICTEAVESIAPAAVEMISAVLATLARTPTLALS; encoded by the coding sequence ATGAACACGAATCTCGACTTCTGTTTGACGTTACATCGTGCCCACACGAGCCTGCAACTCAAACTTGACGACGAGTTGGGCATACACCATGGAATCAGTTTCGATGATTTCGCGCTACTGAATTTGCTCGCGCAAGCGGACGGTGGTCGGGTAAGCATTCCGGAACTCGTGCGCCCGCTTGGTCAACCCCAATCATCGGTGCTGCGTCAATTGATCGTGCTCGAAAAGATTGGCCTTGTGGTGCGCGAAGGTGTGAATGGATTTCGCCAGGCTGTGCTTCGCCCAGCCGGGCGTGCGCGGGTGAACGCCGCACGCGAGACTGCCGATAGCATTTGCACTGAAGCCGTCGAATCAATCGCCCCAGCAGCGGTTGAGATGATTTCCGCAGTACTGGCAACGCTTGCACGCACCCCAACCTTAGCACTTTCATGA